In the Longimicrobium sp. genome, TCGACGGCGAGGATGCCGTCATCATCACCCGTGGGGGCGGTGCGTGAGCGCTGCTCCCACGTCGTTCCTCGGGAAGGACCTGCTCGCGCTCGAGCCGCTGACGGCCGAGCAGATCCGGCTCATTCTCGACACGGCGGAGCCGCTCAAGGAGATCAGCGAGCGGCAGATCAAGAAGGTCCCGACACTGCGCGGCAAGACGGTCGTCAACCTGTTCTTCGAGGCCTCGACGCGCACGCGCATCTCGTTCGAGTTCGCCGAGAAGCGCATGAGCGCCGACACGGTGAGCATCGCCGCCTCGGGCTCGAGCGTGCAGAAGGGCGAGACGCTGGTCGACACCGCGCGCAACCTCGAGGCGATGCGGATCGACATGGTGGTGATCCGCCACGCCTCCAGCGGTGCCGCGCGCTTCCTGGCCGAGCGCATCGAGTCCAGCGTGATCAACGCGGGCGACGGCAAGCACGAGCACCCCACGCAGGGCCTCCTCGACCTCCTCACCATCCGCGACCACCGGGGGACGATCGAGGGGCTGAAGGTGTGCATCTGCGGCGACGTGCTGCACTCGCGGGTGGCCCGCTCCAACATCCACGGGCTGAAGCGGCTGGGCGCGGAGGTCGGCGTCTGCGGGCCGCTGACGCTGATGCCGGCGGACGTCGACGCGCTGGGCGTGCGCTGGTTCAACCGCATCGAGGCGGCCATCGAGTGGGCGGACGTGCTGAACGTCCTGCGCCTGCAGCTGGAGCGGATGAAGGGCGGCTTCATCCCCAGCCTCCGCGAGTACAACCGCGTCTTCGGCGTCACCCGCGCGCGGGTGGAGGCCAAGCAGGGCGACCTCCTCATCCTCCACCCCGGCCCGATGAACCGCGGGGTGGAGATCGACAGCGACGTGGCCGACGGGCCGCATTCCGTCATCCTCCAGCAGGTGACCAACGGCGTGGCCGTGCGCATGGCCGTCCTCTACCTCCTGGCCGGCGGCCCCGCCCCCGAGGGAGGCGACGCGTGAGCCGGGTGCTGATCCGCGGCGGCCGCGTGGTCGATCCGTCGCAGGGGATGGACGCCGTCGCCGACGTGCTGATCGCGGACGGCCGCGTCGCCCGCGTGGGGGAGGGGATCGACGCGCCGGAGGGGACGGAGACGGTCGACGCGTCCGGCCTGGTCGTCGCGCCGGGGCTGATCGACGTGCACGTCCATCTCCGCGAGCCGGGCGGGGAGCACAAGGAGACAATCGCGAC is a window encoding:
- a CDS encoding aspartate carbamoyltransferase catalytic subunit; protein product: MSAAPTSFLGKDLLALEPLTAEQIRLILDTAEPLKEISERQIKKVPTLRGKTVVNLFFEASTRTRISFEFAEKRMSADTVSIAASGSSVQKGETLVDTARNLEAMRIDMVVIRHASSGAARFLAERIESSVINAGDGKHEHPTQGLLDLLTIRDHRGTIEGLKVCICGDVLHSRVARSNIHGLKRLGAEVGVCGPLTLMPADVDALGVRWFNRIEAAIEWADVLNVLRLQLERMKGGFIPSLREYNRVFGVTRARVEAKQGDLLILHPGPMNRGVEIDSDVADGPHSVILQQVTNGVAVRMAVLYLLAGGPAPEGGDA